Genomic segment of Gemmatimonadota bacterium:
GAGCAGCTCAAGGGTCTCATAAGCTTGACCGAACGGAGAGATGTTCTCGCCCGGGCTATGGGCGGCCATCGGCGGCGAGGCGGTCTGGTGGTCACCATCGGAGGCGAGAACGACTCCGAGGAGCTCTCGAACTTCACCTTGGTGACCTCCGAGTATCGGGCCGGCGGTCTCAAAGGAGTGATCGGAGTGATCGGCCCGACCCGCATGGCGTACGAAAAGGTCGTGACGATAGTGGACTACACCTCAACCGTGATGACGACGATGCTGGAGAGCTGATGGCCGACTACTACGACCTGCTCGGGGTACCCAAGGACGCGAGCGCCGAGCAGATAAAGAGAGCCTATCGCAAGCAGGCGCTCAAGTACCACCCCGATCGCAACCAGGGGTCCGGGGAAGCCGAGGAGCTTTTCAAGGAGGCCACCCGCGCATACGAAACTCTCAAGGACCCGGACCAGCGCGCCCGCTACGACCGCTTCGGGGAGGCCGGCGTGAGCGGCGGGGGAGCGACCGGCCAACGTGGGTTCGGTTTCGACATGAACGCGGCCCTCGAGGTCTTTCTGCGCGATTTCGGCGGAGCCGGAATGGGCGGCTTCGGTGACATTTTCGATCCCGGCGGTTCCTACCGACGCGACCGGAGCGGCGTGGAGCGGGGCGAAACCATGCGCATTCGTCTCAGGCTCAAGCTCGCCGACGTGGTCACCGGGGTTACCAGGCAGTTGAGGCTGGCTCTGCTGGAGCGTTGCCGGACCTGCTCAGGTTCGGGCTCCTCGACCGGGGCTCGGTCGGTATGCACCGTTTGCGAGGGCAGGGGAGAGATCCGGCGCCTGCAGCGTTCGATCGTCGGTCAGATGGTGACCGTCCAGCCCTGCCGGAGCTGCGGCGGCGAAGGCCGCGTCGTTTCGGATCCTTGCCGCGAATGTTCGGGGGAGGGCCGCAAACGCGAGTCGCGGACCCTGGAGGTGGAGGTTCCGCCCGGGGTCGGCTCGGAGAATTTCCTGACCCTCAAGGAACGCGGCAGCGTGGGACGGGGCGGAGGCCCGAGAGGCGACATCGTCGTGATGCTCCACGTCGAGGACGATCCCCGCTTCGAGCGAGACGGCACCATGCTGATCCACGAGGTGGCCGTCACCTTCTCGACAGCTGCCCTCGGGAGAGAGATGGAAGTCCCTACGCTCGACGGTCCCGCGAAGGTCACCGTCCCGGCCGGGGTCCAGAGCGGCGACACCCTGCGCTTGAAGGGACTGGGGCTGCCCGAGTTGCAAGGCCGAAACCGAGGTGATCAGCTCCTCAAGGTCAGGGTCTGGACTCCGGAGCAGTTGAGTCCGGAACAGGAGCGTCTCTTCCGGGAGTTGAGCGAGCTGGAAGGATCTCCGCCCGTCCCCGGAGCCGGTCCCCGGGTTATCAAGGGGTTCTGGGAGCGGGTCAAGGGCGCCTTGAGCGGGAACTGACCAGGGTTCTCCGCGCATCCCTTTCGCTCAGCAGTACCGAACACCAGTGGGCGACCTGGGTCGGCGAGTCGGGATCGAGGTGCCTCGCAAGCCAGCGAATGGAATCGCGCATTATCAGAGCGCACCGATCACCTACCGCCCCGGGGCTCGCGCTCGACTGCCCGAGCACCCACGGATCGGCCGTCCGAACGCCGACACGAGATTTCGGTAGCAGCCAGCGCCACGGTCCGCGCATGGGGTCGAGCACGGTGAAGGAGTCCGGATAGCGCTCCAGGTGGCTGCGCAGGCGCCTCGCGTCCAAGGAGCGATCCACGCCGCCGCCGACGAGCCTGGTAACCTCGCTAAGCTTGACGGCGGGGAACGGATGCTCCGCCAGAGCCTGCAGGGCTGCTGCGGCTATCCGGTCCAAGGTGTTCGTTCAGCGCGTCAGGTTCGGGTTGGTGTCCCACTCCGCTTCCGAAATCGGGAAGCAGAAGTCCCGGGTCTCGAGATGAGAACCCGTCGTGTTGTTTCCGTCACCTACCTGTTCGAGCGGGTGGAGATCGCCGGGAGTCTGTGTGGCGTTCCAGCGGCGCAGCGCCGCCAGCCGCCTCCCCTCAAGCCACATCTCGATCGCGTGCTCGCGCTTCAGGAAGGTCATGGCTTCGGTCAACGTGCCCGCGCTCTCCGCGTTCATGCCTGCCGCAGTGCGCAGCGAGTTGATGATGGCCATGCCGCCCTGGATGTCGTCCCTGTGCAGGATCAGGTCTTCGGCGATGATGAGCTGCATCTCCTCGTAGGAGGCGAGCTCGATGGGCGAGTCGTCGTCGCCGTGCTTCTGCTGCGGGTTGAAATCCACCGATCCGCAACAGCCCGTGGCGGCGTCGCCGTAGGTGCCCGTGACTACGTACGGAATGCGCGGATCGCCGTAGGGAGATCCGGTCGGTTCCTGGCCGTAGCCCTCGACCCAGGTGAACCTGGTGGTGTGCGCCTTGTAGGGCTGGGCCCGCGAGGCGCGATGAATGCGGTTGGCCTGGGCGTCGTCGCCGATGCTGAAGTAGGGCATCACGAAGCTCATCCCAGGTTGGATCCGAGTCGCGTCCGCCACTGCGGAGTCCCAGTCGCCGAGCTGGACATGCACCGAAGCCCTGCCCGCGATCGCCGCGTTCTGAACTTCGGAGTCGCCAAAGCTCGCTGCTTGATTGAAGGCCGCCAGGGCGTCGTTCAGGTGTACCCTGTGGGATTGCTGCGCTCCGCCGTCGATGACCGCTTGGCACATGCTCTCGCCGAGCAGACGGTGGGTGAATCCGGCCCAGAGATAGAGCTGGGCGAGTTGTTCCTGGTCCTGATCCGCAGGGTCGAGTCCGTCGATGCGCTCCAGGCCGTTGGTGGCGAGGAAGCGCGCCCGGTGCGAGAACGACCAGTGGGCGCCCACCTCGTCCTCCTCCAGACGGCCGTCCTGCTGGTTCGGCGAGATCCCGAAGGACCCCGTCGAGCCGGAGGGGTGAACTTCGCGAGCGATCGCCGCGCTGGTATAGGAGATCCAGTTGAGCGCGTCGGCGAGGGCCCGCCCGGCGCCGTTGGCGATGGCGAGTTGCGAGGCCGGATCGTCGAGGAAGCTGGAGTCGATGGGTCCGGGGTTGACGACCTCGGTGTCGCACGACGAGACCGCGACCGCAGCGAGGGAGGCGGCGAACAGCCGCTTGATGTTCGTGATCGATGTCATTGCTCGGCTCCTCCTAGAAGACCATCCGCAGCGCCACGGTCCAGACCGCGGGCGCCGGTATGTGTTCGCTGATGCTGGCGACCAGGAAGTCTCCGGGGTCGGCTCCGTCTCGGGTCACCGGGTTGTTGTCGTTGTTGCCGCCCATCTCGGGATCGAAGTGCGTCCAGTCCGGGTTGGTCCAGCGGAAGATGTTCCGCCCCGATACGGTGATCGAGGCGCTGCTGGCGGCGTCGCCCAGAAGGGACTCGGGAACCGGAATCATGAGCGCGACCTCCCGGATCTTGAAGAAGTCGGCCTTCTCGGCCCAGAAGTTGGAGTCGGTGTTGCGCCTGTCGCAGCGGGCGCGCTCGAGCGCCGTCCAATTCGACAGGTTGCCGTTGGCGATGTCCTCGAACGAGCTCAGCTTGCTGTAGGCGTCGTAGCACCCCGCCCAGATAACCGAGCGCGACACCGCGCTGTTCGCCACGCCGGCGGTGACGTAGTGACCTCCCTGGTATTCGCCGCGGGCGCTGAACCGCAGACCGCCCGGCATGGAGATGTTGGTGTTAATCCCGAAGATGTGAGTGGGGGCGTTGGGGCCGTAGTCGCAGTCGTCGACGATGATCGGCTCGGCGATCTCGTCGGGGTTCTCCACGCACTCGCCTCGAATGATGGGCGCGGGCAGGGAGTCGACCACCCAGCCGTTGCCTCCGACCGCGATGGGCGCGAATGCCTCCGGCAGTCCGGCCGAACTGCTGTTCGTGTAAGCGGTGGCGCCGAGATCGAAGCTCCACGCCTCGTTCTCGAAGAGGGTTCCGTAAACCACGGCCTCGATGCCGCTGTTGAAGATCTCGCCCACGTTTTCGAGCTGCGACGAGCCGCCGTTCGAGTCGATGAAGCCGAGGGATGGTATCTGACGCACCGCGAAGAGCGCGTCGGTCGTATGCTGGTCGTAGTATGTGAGCTCGAGCGCCAGCCTGTCGCTGAAGAGCGTAGCGTCAAATCCGACCTCCAGCTCGGCCGTGCGTTCCGGGCCGAGTTCGGCATTCCCCAGCACGCGCGGATAGAAGGCGGGCTGAGTGCCCCAGCCCACGCCGTCGTAGGTCTGGACCGCGTCGAAGGCGCCCGGAGCCCGTCCCGACTGTCCCCAGGCCGCCCGCAGCTTGAGCTGGCCGTCGAAGCTCCAGAACTCTTCGTCCGAAACCACCCAGCTTCCACTGACCTTGGGGTAGGCCTGGAGTCCGAAGTCCCTTCCGAACGCCGAGTTGCCGTCGACGCGCATTCCGGCCGTGAGGAAGTAGCGATCCCGGTAGTCGAAGACGTTCTGCGCGAAGAATCCGGCGTTCACCACCCGCTCCCGCACCTCGAATCCGAGCTTGGTGCCGGCTGTGGTCACCGTGGGAGAACCCGGCCCCGGGAAGTTCTCGCCGTAGGCCACGGTCTGCGACACCTCGCTGGTGACGCTCTGACCTCCAAAGGAGAGGGCCGAGCCGACGGCGTCGGTGAGATCGAAGGAGAGCGTTCCCACGTAGTCGAAAGTGAGAGTCTCGAACTCGGAGCGGTTGTCGGCGAGGATGCCGGTGGGAGCGCGGACGAAGCCGAACGGACGCAGGTTGCGGTTGTTCTGCTGCGCCAGATCGTAGCCGACGCTCAAGCGATTGGAGAAGTTGCTCGTGGGGGAGTATGTGGCCGTTCCCCCGGTGATGAAGTGATCGACCTGGGTGGTGATCTCCTGGCCGAGCAGCTTGTCCAGATTCTCCTTCTCCTCGTTGCCGAAGTAGTTGCGGCTCCTGCGGTAGACGTTAAGGGTCAATCCATGGGCGTTGTTGCCGGCCGCCGTGTTCGAGAACTGATCGTTTGTAAACGAGGTGTTCCACTGGACCTGGAGGTTGGTCGCCGGAGAGAAGGTGAAGTTGCCCCGGATGTTTGACTTCCGCTGGCTGTCGTTCGGAAGGACGCCGAGGTCGTCCTCGAGGGCGCCGGAGACGAAGTACTGGAGCGACTCTCCGCCGCCCCCCACCGATACCGCGTAACGCTGCTGGTGAGCGTTGCGGAGCCAAGGGTCGATGAACATGAAGTCGGAGGTGCCGCCCGCCGCGCTCGTCGCGTCCTCCCAGGAGGGACGTTCGCTCGACGGGAAGCCGAAGGGCTGGAGCCGGGCGACGCCCTGCTCGACCGAGACGGTCCACTGGGCTCCGCCGCGATGTCCTCGCTTCGTGAAGATCTGGATTACGCCGGCCGCAGCCTCGGTACCGTAGAGCGTGGTCGCCGCCGCACCCTTGATCACCTCGATGCGCTCGATGTCGCTGGGGTTGATTGAGTTGAGTGGGCTCGACACGTCGTTGCCGCTTCTTCCCGGGTAGCCGGTGGGCGGCACGTTCTTGTGGAAGCCGTCGGAACGGATACGCACGCCGTCCACGTAGATGATGGGCTGGTTGCTCATCGCCACGCTCACGTTTCCACGCAGACGGATACGGGCGCCGCTGCCGGCGTTTCCGGAGGCGGTGAAGACCTGCATCCCGGCGACCCTGCCTTGAAGGAGCGCGTCCACGTTCTGCGGCGACTCGAGCACGTCGGCAGTCGTCACCTGGGCGATCGTGTTGCCGATTTCCCTCCTCCGGGCCGCCCCGGCCGTGCCGGTGACCACGATCTCGTCGAGACCGAGAGCCTCGGAAACCATGACGAAGTCGAGTTCGACCGTACCGCCGTCGGTGATCGTGATCTCGCTCCGGTATCCCGCATAGCCGATCCTCTCAGCCAGCAGGACGTAGTCGCCGGTGGGCACGTTAAGGATGACGAAGCGGCCGTCCGTGCGCGAGAGCGTGCCCAGACCCGTGCCCTCGAGATAGGTCTGGACCTGCGTCAGCGCGGCGCCCGAGGCGGCGTCGGTGATCCGACCGGTGACCGACCCGGTCTGCGAGACCGCCGGCTGGGCGAGGAGCAGGACCAGGGCCGTCGCGAGGCCGAAGATTGGGGAGGCCGATGCAGGCCGAACAGGTGGTTTCATGGTACCCTCGCTAGCGGATGGATGAAGGCTCGTGCCGAGCCGAACTGCGTAAATTACGGCAGACTGCGGACAATACTGTAGGACGGTGCTAATACGCGCAAGGATCACGGGTCGACCTGGACCGAAAGCGTCTCGGTTCGGGCACCCTGAATCGCGTCGGTGACGGTTGCCGAAACCGGGAAGGATCCGCTCCGGCCGTACCGATGGGCGACGCGGCCGGTGGCGGTCTGGGCTCCGTGGAAGGAGAGCGAATCGGCCGAAGAGTCGCCGAAATCGATGACCATTCCCGAGAGCGAGGTGCCGGCGACATCGTACCTGAAGATGACGGAATCTCCGACGGGGACCGGTGAGTTGGAGCTCAGGCCGAACCGGAGCTCGTGACCCACGGACAGGGTCGACTCGGAGCACCCGGCCAGAATCGCAAGGGTCAGCGCTCCCAGTCCGACGATCGTCCCGGTGAGCGTCCGGCTCGGTCCGGATCCGCTGATCGGGATTCGGGAGGGCCTCGGTCCGCGGAGCCGGCCGGGGACGTATCCGGGCTTCACCATCCGGCTCCGATCCCGAGGGGGATCCGGATCCGGAAGGGGATCAAGCCCCGCCCGTCTTCGACCGGCTGGCCGGTGCCGGGGAGGGACGAGCCTCCGAAGGATCCGAACAGCCCGCTGGCCACGACTGTGCCGAGTCCGGCCCCGACTCCGCCGACGAGAATGCCGGTTCTGAAGACGTTGAGCCGTCTGATTTCCACCAGTTCCAACTCTTCGACCGGAAGCCGGACACGCTGATTGAGGTCCACCGGGCGCATGCCCACGAAGTCGCGGGTGACCGGGATTTCGACTACGATCTCGGCGGCGTCAAGGCCGACGACCGTGCCTTCGATCGTTCTGGCGCCTCGGAATTCGCCCGAGCTCGCCGTTTCCAGAGAATCGGCGACCGAAGCGCTCAGGCGAGCTCGCATGCCGACGCCCGCGCTGAGCTCACCCGGCGAAACCGGCGCGAAAGTATGGCAGGCGCATAGCGGCAGCGCAAGTGCGACGAGGCTCGCCGCGACCCGCGAGCCCGGAAGATCGCTCCCCGTGCGCGGCGAGGGCCGGGAATTCCGGGACCTCCCACCAAGCTCTCTGGCTCGGGCGCTCGAAGAATGAAACATGCTCATCTCTGAAATGTAAGCAACATCGGTATTTGCTGCGGCCTGTTCCTTCGGGTCCGTAGGCCGCCGCCGATGCGGTGCCCGCCCCCTTCGCATCGGGAGCCCGTCGCCCGACGGTTTCCCGGCACGCCGCCGCCGGGTGCTTGGAGGGCGGGTCGAGGACCCACGGGAAAACGAGGCCGTCTCGCCGTCCGCATTGAAGGTGGCGGTCTCGACATGACCGGGCCTGGCTCGGAGCCGGTCGGCAGCCGGGCGAACAAGATCGGATTCCGGCGCGCTCCACGCCGTGTCCGAGGCACCCAGAGGAACGGAAGAAAGATCCATGACCACCAAAACGCTGATGGCACGACTTCGCGCGGACCTCGCCACCGCCCGTCGGGCCCGGGACCGCGAGCGGATTCTCGTGCTCTCGACCACGATAGCCGAGGTGCGGAACAGCGAGATCGACCGAGGCGTGACGCTCGGTGACGACGATGTGCTCGGTGTCATCGCGCGGGGCATCAAGAGGCGTCGGGAAGCTGCGGAACTTGCGCACAAGGCGGGTAGAGAAGATCTGGTCGCCGTGGAAGGGTCGCAGGCGGAGGTGCTCGGCGCCTACCTTCCTGCGGCCCTGACCGAGGCCGAGGTGCGTGAGTTCGTACGCGAGGCGATCTCGACCGGTACCACGCACATGGGGGCCGTGATGGGGAAGGTCATGCCGAAGATCAGGGGCCGTTTCGACGGTCGGGATGCGAGCCGCGTAGTGCGCGAGGAGCTGGCGGCCGCCTCCCGGGGGGATGCGTCTGAACGCTAGCGAAACCCGGAACGGGCGGTACGCGCACGCTCTGCGGGTGCTCGAGTTCGATCGCGTGCTGCACACAGTTGCGGCCAGGGCCGCGAGCGCAGCCGGACGCCGGATCGTCCTCGGTCTTCGTCCGCGCGGCCGCGATTCCGCCCGGCGCGAACTCGCCCGGATCTCCGCCCTCATGGTCTTCCTCGAAGAGCGCCCCGGCTGGTGCATGCCGACGGTCCCGTCGGTCGCCGACCGGGTCGAGGACGCCCGCGTCGAGGGCGCCGCCCTGGAACCCAAGGCCCTGACCGGCATCGGGGCGGCCTTGGCTATGTCACGTGCGCTGGGAACTGTTTTCCGGTCGTGGGAGCGAGGCTCGGCGCTCGCACTCGTGATCGACCGGCTGGTGTCGCTGCCGGAGCTGGAGGCGGCGATCGACCGGGCCATCTCTCCTGACGGCGAGGTGCTGGACGCAGCCTCGACCGAGCTGGCGAGGCTCCGTTCGAGTGTGCGGGGCGCCCGAACCCGCATAGTTCGCTGGATGACCGACTTCGTGGAGCGGCTCCCGCCCCGGCTGGCGGTTCCGGGCGCGTCCCTCTCCCTTCGCGACGGACGTTACGTCATCCCCATCCGCCGCGAAGGCAAGGGCGAGGTGGGAGGGATCGTCCACGACGAATCGCGCAGCGGCGGCACCCTCTTCGTCGAACCTCCGGCGGCCATTTCGCTCACCAACGAACTCAGGGCTCTGGAACGTGCGGAGGCCAGGGAGGTGCGCGAGGTGCTGCTGGCTCTGAGCGCCGCCGTCGCTCCCCATGTCGACGAGATCCTAGGAGCCCTCGAGGCACTGGCCGAGTTGGATTCGCTCACAGCGCGGGCTCTCGCGGCAAAGGCCTGGCGGGCCGCGGTGCCCGAGCTCACGGATGGTGAGCCCCTCCGCATCTCCTCGGG
This window contains:
- a CDS encoding PKD domain-containing protein, with product MVKPGYVPGRLRGPRPSRIPISGSGPSRTLTGTIVGLGALTLAILAGCSESTLSVGHELRFGLSSNSPVPVGDSVIFRYDVAGTSLSGMVIDFGDSSADSLSFHGAQTATGRVAHRYGRSGSFPVSATVTDAIQGARTETLSVQVDP
- a CDS encoding TonB-dependent receptor, with amino-acid sequence MKPPVRPASASPIFGLATALVLLLAQPAVSQTGSVTGRITDAASGAALTQVQTYLEGTGLGTLSRTDGRFVILNVPTGDYVLLAERIGYAGYRSEITITDGGTVELDFVMVSEALGLDEIVVTGTAGAARRREIGNTIAQVTTADVLESPQNVDALLQGRVAGMQVFTASGNAGSGARIRLRGNVSVAMSNQPIIYVDGVRIRSDGFHKNVPPTGYPGRSGNDVSSPLNSINPSDIERIEVIKGAAATTLYGTEAAAGVIQIFTKRGHRGGAQWTVSVEQGVARLQPFGFPSSERPSWEDATSAAGGTSDFMFIDPWLRNAHQQRYAVSVGGGGESLQYFVSGALEDDLGVLPNDSQRKSNIRGNFTFSPATNLQVQWNTSFTNDQFSNTAAGNNAHGLTLNVYRRSRNYFGNEEKENLDKLLGQEITTQVDHFITGGTATYSPTSNFSNRLSVGYDLAQQNNRNLRPFGFVRAPTGILADNRSEFETLTFDYVGTLSFDLTDAVGSALSFGGQSVTSEVSQTVAYGENFPGPGSPTVTTAGTKLGFEVRERVVNAGFFAQNVFDYRDRYFLTAGMRVDGNSAFGRDFGLQAYPKVSGSWVVSDEEFWSFDGQLKLRAAWGQSGRAPGAFDAVQTYDGVGWGTQPAFYPRVLGNAELGPERTAELEVGFDATLFSDRLALELTYYDQHTTDALFAVRQIPSLGFIDSNGGSSQLENVGEIFNSGIEAVVYGTLFENEAWSFDLGATAYTNSSSAGLPEAFAPIAVGGNGWVVDSLPAPIIRGECVENPDEIAEPIIVDDCDYGPNAPTHIFGINTNISMPGGLRFSARGEYQGGHYVTAGVANSAVSRSVIWAGCYDAYSKLSSFEDIANGNLSNWTALERARCDRRNTDSNFWAEKADFFKIREVALMIPVPESLLGDAASSASITVSGRNIFRWTNPDWTHFDPEMGGNNDNNPVTRDGADPGDFLVASISEHIPAPAVWTVALRMVF
- a CDS encoding GatB/YqeY domain-containing protein, with protein sequence MTTKTLMARLRADLATARRARDRERILVLSTTIAEVRNSEIDRGVTLGDDDVLGVIARGIKRRREAAELAHKAGREDLVAVEGSQAEVLGAYLPAALTEAEVREFVREAISTGTTHMGAVMGKVMPKIRGRFDGRDASRVVREELAAASRGDASER
- a CDS encoding J domain-containing protein, with translation MADYYDLLGVPKDASAEQIKRAYRKQALKYHPDRNQGSGEAEELFKEATRAYETLKDPDQRARYDRFGEAGVSGGGATGQRGFGFDMNAALEVFLRDFGGAGMGGFGDIFDPGGSYRRDRSGVERGETMRIRLRLKLADVVTGVTRQLRLALLERCRTCSGSGSSTGARSVCTVCEGRGEIRRLQRSIVGQMVTVQPCRSCGGEGRVVSDPCRECSGEGRKRESRTLEVEVPPGVGSENFLTLKERGSVGRGGGPRGDIVVMLHVEDDPRFERDGTMLIHEVAVTFSTAALGREMEVPTLDGPAKVTVPAGVQSGDTLRLKGLGLPELQGRNRGDQLLKVRVWTPEQLSPEQERLFRELSELEGSPPVPGAGPRVIKGFWERVKGALSGN
- a CDS encoding RagB/SusD family nutrient uptake outer membrane protein, which translates into the protein MTSITNIKRLFAASLAAVAVSSCDTEVVNPGPIDSSFLDDPASQLAIANGAGRALADALNWISYTSAAIAREVHPSGSTGSFGISPNQQDGRLEEDEVGAHWSFSHRARFLATNGLERIDGLDPADQDQEQLAQLYLWAGFTHRLLGESMCQAVIDGGAQQSHRVHLNDALAAFNQAASFGDSEVQNAAIAGRASVHVQLGDWDSAVADATRIQPGMSFVMPYFSIGDDAQANRIHRASRAQPYKAHTTRFTWVEGYGQEPTGSPYGDPRIPYVVTGTYGDAATGCCGSVDFNPQQKHGDDDSPIELASYEEMQLIIAEDLILHRDDIQGGMAIINSLRTAAGMNAESAGTLTEAMTFLKREHAIEMWLEGRRLAALRRWNATQTPGDLHPLEQVGDGNNTTGSHLETRDFCFPISEAEWDTNPNLTR